One Brassica oleracea var. oleracea cultivar TO1000 chromosome C7, BOL, whole genome shotgun sequence genomic window carries:
- the LOC106305643 gene encoding RNA pseudouridine synthase 5 isoform X1: protein MSPQPPQQIGLPWPELNDGLTYKDVVSSSDSELTTVSDFYYTKYKSSAPLLGWIQRIQNGQIQVDGEVVKDPNTLLRSGSKLVYRRLPWKEPDTPHLLDILYQDDDLIALNKPSGLQVLPGGLFQQRTVLTQLQWCFGESHPVPVHRLGRGTSGILLCAKTKLAKTKLSAYFAEGTSLVGSGNMGQECGTVRKISKIYRALASGIVEEDKVVIKQPIGVVRYPGVAKGLYVASSEGKPSFSKVIVLERDRQRDCTLVKVEIQSGRPHQIRIHLAFIGHPLVGDPLYVAGGQPKGVDPDLVDAASTPSFAADGGYRRPNQAVPGDCGYHLHAHEVEIPNLLNTHKLSSYLNQLINHMSAGFKGSGAITTNPPNKLLG, encoded by the exons ATGTCGCCGCAGCCACCGCAACAAATTGGCTTGCCATGGCCCGAGCTCAACGATGGTTTAACATACAAAGATGTCGTCTCATCTTCTGACTCAG AGTTAACGACGGTGTCAGATTTCTACTACACCAAGTACAAGAGCTCAGCTCCATTGCTTGG GTGGATTCAACGAATCCAAAACGGACAG ATACAAGTTGACGGTGAAGTTGTAAAAGATCCCAACACACTCCTTAG GAGTGGTTCCAAGTTAGTTTACCGTAGGCTTCCTTGGAAGGAACCTGACACGCCTCACTTGCTAGATATTTTGTACCAAGACGATGATTTG ATCGCTTTAAACAAACCGTCTGGACTCCAAGTGTTGCCAGGAGGGCTTTTCCAGCAAAGGACTGTGTTGACACAACTGCAATGGTGTTTTGGTGAATCGCACCCTGTCCCTGTACATCGACTAGGGAGAGGAACATCAG GTATACTTCTCTGTGCAAAGACCAAGCTTGCTAAAACTAAACTTTCAGCTTATTTTGCTGAGGGGACGTCTCTTGTTGGGTCTGG CAACATGGGTCAAGAGTGTGGAACCGTAAGAAAAATATCAAAGATATATCGAGCACTAGCGAGTGGTATAGTTGAAGAAGACAAG GTAGTTATCAAACAGCCTATTGGGGTGGTTCGATATCCTGGCGTAGCAAAAGGATTATACGTTGCTTCTTCTGAAG GCAAACCTTCTTTCAGCAAAGTAATCGTTTTGGAAAGGGACAGGCAGAGAGATTGCACGCTGGTTAAG GTAGAGATACAATCTGGAAGACCACATCAAATTCGGATTCATCTTGCATTCATTGGACATCCCTTAGTAG GGGACCCACTTTATGTTGCGGGAGGACAACCAAAGGGTGTTGATCCAGATCTTGTAGATGCTGCTTCTACTCCTTCTTTTGCTGCAGATGG GGGATACCGAAGACCGAATCAAGCTGTTCCTGGGGATTGTGGATATCATCTTCATGCACATGAAGTAGAGATACCAAACCTGTTGAACACTCATAAG TTGTCCAGCTATCTAAATCAGCTGATAAATCATATGTCTGCAGGTTTTAAAGGTAGTGGCGCCATTACCACCAATCCTCCAAACAAGTTACTTGGCTGA
- the LOC106305643 gene encoding RNA pseudouridine synthase 5 isoform X2 → MSPQPPQQIGLPWPELNDGLTYKDVVSSSDSELTTVSDFYYTKYKSSAPLLGWIQRIQNGQIQVDGEVVKDPNTLLRSGSKLVYRRLPWKEPDTPHLLDILYQDDDLIALNKPSGLQVLPGGLFQQRTVLTQLQWCFGESHPVPVHRLGRGTSGILLCAKTKLAKTKLSAYFAEGTSLVGSGNMGQECGTVRKISKIYRALASGIVEEDKVVIKQPIGVVRYPGVAKGLYVASSEGKPSFSKVIVLERDRQRDCTLVKVEIQSGRPHQIRIHLAFIGHPLVGDPLYVAGGQPKGVDPDLVDAASTPSFAADGGYRRPNQAVPGDCGYHLHAHEVEIPNLLNTHKVLKVVAPLPPILQTSYLAEEKGLSSCKLKLS, encoded by the exons ATGTCGCCGCAGCCACCGCAACAAATTGGCTTGCCATGGCCCGAGCTCAACGATGGTTTAACATACAAAGATGTCGTCTCATCTTCTGACTCAG AGTTAACGACGGTGTCAGATTTCTACTACACCAAGTACAAGAGCTCAGCTCCATTGCTTGG GTGGATTCAACGAATCCAAAACGGACAG ATACAAGTTGACGGTGAAGTTGTAAAAGATCCCAACACACTCCTTAG GAGTGGTTCCAAGTTAGTTTACCGTAGGCTTCCTTGGAAGGAACCTGACACGCCTCACTTGCTAGATATTTTGTACCAAGACGATGATTTG ATCGCTTTAAACAAACCGTCTGGACTCCAAGTGTTGCCAGGAGGGCTTTTCCAGCAAAGGACTGTGTTGACACAACTGCAATGGTGTTTTGGTGAATCGCACCCTGTCCCTGTACATCGACTAGGGAGAGGAACATCAG GTATACTTCTCTGTGCAAAGACCAAGCTTGCTAAAACTAAACTTTCAGCTTATTTTGCTGAGGGGACGTCTCTTGTTGGGTCTGG CAACATGGGTCAAGAGTGTGGAACCGTAAGAAAAATATCAAAGATATATCGAGCACTAGCGAGTGGTATAGTTGAAGAAGACAAG GTAGTTATCAAACAGCCTATTGGGGTGGTTCGATATCCTGGCGTAGCAAAAGGATTATACGTTGCTTCTTCTGAAG GCAAACCTTCTTTCAGCAAAGTAATCGTTTTGGAAAGGGACAGGCAGAGAGATTGCACGCTGGTTAAG GTAGAGATACAATCTGGAAGACCACATCAAATTCGGATTCATCTTGCATTCATTGGACATCCCTTAGTAG GGGACCCACTTTATGTTGCGGGAGGACAACCAAAGGGTGTTGATCCAGATCTTGTAGATGCTGCTTCTACTCCTTCTTTTGCTGCAGATGG GGGATACCGAAGACCGAATCAAGCTGTTCCTGGGGATTGTGGATATCATCTTCATGCACATGAAGTAGAGATACCAAACCTGTTGAACACTCATAAG GTTTTAAAGGTAGTGGCGCCATTACCACCAATCCTCCAAACAAGTTACTTGGCTGAAGAAAAAGGCCTTTCCTCATGCAAGTTAAAGTTGAGTTAG
- the LOC106303268 gene encoding RING-H2 finger protein ATL18-like, with translation MFSLLFPRSPLCTVAIVFYTFVCIPLERLKKQCGVAEPQHDDGYHLPGFMFGDKQKKNEEEEKICCSICLVDYEAEDAVTHLPRCNHLFHINCIEPWLLSGHLTCPLCRSFVFSPPTARINVNTSPFSFTFYLSFFFCLLFVHHLLGCLL, from the coding sequence ATGTTCTCTTTGTTGTTTCCGCGGTCACCTTTGTGCACAGTAGCGATAGTATTCTACACTTTTGTGTGCATTCCCTTAGAGAGGTTGAAGAAGCAGTGTGGAGTTGCTGAACCGCAACACGATGATGGTTACCACCTACCCGGTTTCATGTTTGGGGACAAGCAAAAGAAGAATGAAGAGGAAGAGAAGATATGCTGCTCAATATGCCTTGTGGACTATGAAGCTGAAGACGCAGTGACACATCTCCCAAGATGCAATCATCTATTCCATATCAATTGCATTGAACCTTGGCTTCTTAGTGGCCATCTCACTTGCCCTCTCTGCAGATCTTTTGTATTCTCTCCTCCTACTGCACGCATCAATGTCAATACTTCCCCCTTCTCTTTCACTTTCTATCTCTCTTTCTTTTTTTGCTTGTTGTTTGTCCATCACCTGCTTGGATGCTTGTTGTAG